A window of the Echinicola jeungdonensis genome harbors these coding sequences:
- a CDS encoding BamA/TamA family outer membrane protein, with protein sequence MTLNTTVSRSNVDSPIYPRRGSNISLSASFTPPYSAFNNNISRESPDEEKYKWLEYHKWMFDAKFYSPMFGSSKFVVSARTHMGIPGVLWQQNRNYPT encoded by the coding sequence TTGACCCTGAATACTACTGTCTCCAGAAGTAATGTGGATAGCCCCATTTATCCAAGACGGGGATCCAATATTTCCCTTAGTGCTAGCTTCACACCGCCATATTCAGCATTTAATAATAATATAAGCAGGGAATCCCCGGATGAGGAGAAATACAAATGGCTTGAATACCATAAATGGATGTTTGATGCCAAGTTCTACTCTCCTATGTTTGGTTCAAGCAAATTTGTAGTCAGTGCCCGGACCCATATGGGGATTCCTGGGGTCTTATGGCAACAAAATAGGAATTATCCCACTTGA
- a CDS encoding POTRA domain-containing protein codes for MREIRILPGQKFDRSLLVRTIRELSQVGYFNPETIEPNLQPNFEDATVDITFQLEERPMTKSSYQVVGEVSMDLWELLDWYLITFP; via the coding sequence ATGAGGGAAATCAGGATTTTGCCTGGGCAGAAATTTGACAGGTCTTTACTGGTTAGAACCATACGGGAATTGTCGCAGGTGGGCTATTTTAACCCTGAAACCATAGAACCTAATTTGCAGCCCAATTTTGAGGATGCCACTGTGGACATCACATTCCAACTGGAAGAAAGACCAATGACCAAATCGAGTTATCAGGTGGTTGGGGAGGTTTCTATGGATTTGTGGGAACTGTTGGATTGGTATTTAATAACTTTTCCATAA
- a CDS encoding POTRA domain-containing protein → MHKNFKLNFFNSSKFNKKEFRKDKEKVINFYQNKGYRDAEILRDSVYTFDPQRVNMIYRARGGETVLLPRYYLYR, encoded by the coding sequence ATCCATAAAAACTTTAAACTCAATTTCTTCAATTCTTCCAAATTCAATAAAAAAGAATTCAGAAAGGATAAGGAAAAAGTAATCAACTTTTACCAAAACAAAGGTTACCGGGATGCAGAAATCCTCCGGGACTCTGTGTACACCTTTGATCCCCAAAGGGTAAATATGATATATAGAGCTAGAGGAGGGGAAACAGTATTATTACCGCGATATTACCTTTACCGGTAA